Below is a genomic region from Zavarzinella sp..
GATCAAAGGTATCCACCTGCGACGGGCCACCGTTCATAAAAAGGTGGATCACATGCTTGGCACGTGCGGGGAAATGTGTTCTTTTTTCTGCCAGCGGATTCGTTCCTGCCTGGGCTTCGTCTGCCAGCACGGAAGCAAGACCCAGCATGCCCAAACCGGTGCCCGTTTTGGCTAACATTTCTCTTCGAGAAAAGATATTCATAGATCAAGCCTTTATATGCCAAATATTCACATGAACTTTAATTATCAATCAACTAATTACACATCGCCTAATTAACATACATCAGTTCGTTGGTTGCCAGTAACATCTGGGCTACCTGTTCCCAACGATTTAAGCGATCAGAAGCGGAACTGGGTTGTGCTACGAACGCGGCGATTAATTCCAATTCTTTTAATTTGGGCTGCCGACCATAAGCCAGATGGTAGGCATTTCGAATCGTATCTTCATCAGTTTTCATTCCCACCTGGAAGCGGGCTGCAAATGCTTTTGCCTGTTCCAGGAAAAACGGGCTGTTCAGCACAAATAACTGCTGTTGTGGGATGGTCGTTTCTGGGCGAACTGCACTGGTGATGTTGGGATCGGGATAATCAAACAGATTCAGTGTGGGGTCGAGCCGGTGGCGGCTGACTTTTGCGTAAATCGTTCGGCGGTAATTACCTGCGTTGGAAACATCATGCGAAGGGCCACCTACCGTGCGATCTAGTTTGCCTGAAATGGCCAATACAGTATCCCGCCAGGCTTCAATATCGAGGCGGCGACGATTCATTCGCCAAAGGTATTTATTGTCGGCATCTCGCTGGTTGTTCCCCACGTGGGTGGTTGTGGCACGCTGATATGTTGCCGACTGCATTATCGTGCGGTGCAACCATTTGATTGACCAGCCATTTTTCATGAAGTTGACAGCCAGCCAATCCAGCAGTTCCGGGTGCGTGGGTCGATCGCCCAACTTCCCAAAGTTTGAAGGTGTTGCCACGATGCCGGTGCCAAAGTGGTACTGCCACACGCGATTGACGATTACCCGTGCAGTTAATGGATTCTTGGGGTTGGCAATTGCTTCGGCCAGTTCCTTACGCCCAAACTGTTCCCCTGGTGGGGCAGATTCGGGAAGGATCTGCAACATGCGTTTCGGTGCCAGTGCGCCCTGATTGGCAGGATTACCACGGACATACACTTTCATGGTTTTGCCGCTACCAGTAACCGCATGAACTTCTGGCGGCTTGGGTGGGATACCATTCTTCTTTGCTTCCAATTCATCCCGCAGTTTCTGCAGGTGTTTCTGCTCTTCAGCCGAAAGGAGTTTTTTCTCCTGGTCTTTATTCAGTGATTTCTCTTTGTATTTTTTGGCAGTTTCTTTCAACCAGTCATTCAACATCTTCTCGTGATCTTTGAAAGTTTTTTGAGCTTCTGCATATGCTTTTGCCAACTGAGCTGGTGCTACCGAAACTGGCTGTAAATTGGTACCGTTGTAGATGCCCGCAAGAGAATAATAATCCACCGTGGGGATCGGGTCAAACTTGTGATCATGGCAACGAGCACAGGAAACGGTCAAACCCAGAAATCCACGAGTTAACGTATCAATTCGGTCATCCAACTCATCCGCAGCCGCCTGAGCGGCAGCACTGTTTTTGTAATAAAGATGCCCCAGACCAAGATAGCCCAGGCCAGCAAACTGCTTTAATGGCTGGTCTTTGTATTCGGAATACAGATCTCCAGCGATCTGCAATTTAGCAAATTCATCGTAAGGCATGTCTTCATTAAAAGCCTGCACCACCCAATCGCGGTAGCGATACGCTTCCGTAAAAGGCTTGACACCAAAGGTATGGGCCTGGTCTTCCGCAAAACGCGCCACATCCAGCCAGTATCTAGCCCACCGTTCGCCATAGTGGGGGGAGTTCAGCAGTTGTTCCACCACTTTCTGAAAAGCATCTGGTGAAGAATCTTTTTCAAATTGCTCCACCAGGTGCTGGTCTGGAGGCAATCCGGTCAGGTCGAAACTGGCCCGGCGCAAAAGGTCATACTTGGTGGCTTTTTCAACGGGGGTCAATTGTTGCTTCAACAACTGAGCGTTAATGAACTGATCGACTTCATTATAGCTGGGAAAGTTCGATTCGTTATCAGGCACTTGAGCTGCTACCGGTGGCTGAAACGCCCAGAACTTGCGGGCGACATCCCACTGAATCGTTTCAGTGGTAATGTTGGCACCTTCACGTGGATCTGGGGCATTCATTTTGATCCACTGCTCAAAATTTTTGATTACTGGATCGGGCAATTTTCCTGAAGGAGGCATTTCCATGTCGTTCTCAAACCGCATCGCCTGCAGTAAAAGACTTTTTTCAGGTTTACCAGGAACAATTGCAGGCCCACTATCACCCCCACGGAGCAACCCTGCTTTGGAATCAAGCAACAGTCCACCCTTCAATTTGTTCTTTGCTTTTGCCTCTTCAGAATGACAGCGATAGCACTGCTCAATCA
It encodes:
- a CDS encoding PSD1 and planctomycete cytochrome C domain-containing protein, with product MIYVRIFLIALFIGNLSTIRGEDAGIAFFEKSIRPVLIEQCYRCHSEEAKAKNKLKGGLLLDSKAGLLRGGDSGPAIVPGKPEKSLLLQAMRFENDMEMPPSGKLPDPVIKNFEQWIKMNAPDPREGANITTETIQWDVARKFWAFQPPVAAQVPDNESNFPSYNEVDQFINAQLLKQQLTPVEKATKYDLLRRASFDLTGLPPDQHLVEQFEKDSSPDAFQKVVEQLLNSPHYGERWARYWLDVARFAEDQAHTFGVKPFTEAYRYRDWVVQAFNEDMPYDEFAKLQIAGDLYSEYKDQPLKQFAGLGYLGLGHLYYKNSAAAQAAADELDDRIDTLTRGFLGLTVSCARCHDHKFDPIPTVDYYSLAGIYNGTNLQPVSVAPAQLAKAYAEAQKTFKDHEKMLNDWLKETAKKYKEKSLNKDQEKKLLSAEEQKHLQKLRDELEAKKNGIPPKPPEVHAVTGSGKTMKVYVRGNPANQGALAPKRMLQILPESAPPGEQFGRKELAEAIANPKNPLTARVIVNRVWQYHFGTGIVATPSNFGKLGDRPTHPELLDWLAVNFMKNGWSIKWLHRTIMQSATYQRATTTHVGNNQRDADNKYLWRMNRRRLDIEAWRDTVLAISGKLDRTVGGPSHDVSNAGNYRRTIYAKVSRHRLDPTLNLFDYPDPNITSAVRPETTIPQQQLFVLNSPFFLEQAKAFAARFQVGMKTDEDTIRNAYHLAYGRQPKLKELELIAAFVAQPSSASDRLNRWEQVAQMLLATNELMYVN